The window TGCAAGACTAGACATTCCCTCAATAATAGTAACTGGCGGTCCAATGCTTCCGGGAATCTACGGTGACCGTAAATTGAGTCTTGTCGAGATGCGGGAATTCATCGGTAAAGCCCATGATGGAAAAATTTCGGAAGAAGAACTCCATCGGATCGAAAGCATAGCCTGTCCTTCTGCTGGTTCTTGCAGTATGATGGCAACCGCCAATACGATGGGGGCCATCACCGAGGCTCTTGGCATGTCAATGCCGGGCTGTGCTACTACTCATGCTGTTGTGGCTGAGAAAAGGCGGATTGCGAGGCGAAGCGGCGAGGTTGTGATGCGGCTTCTGGAAGACGAGATATCCCCTCGTGACATAATGACAGCTCAGTCTCTCCGTAACGCAGTTCGGGTCGATATGGCTCTTGGTGGCAGTCTCAATTCAGTTCTGCATTCGATGGCTATAGCTGAAGAATTAGAGATTGATGATTTTGACCTTAGGAGCCTAGATGAAGCAGCCAAGGAGACTCCTCAACTCTGCTCTCTCAAACCTGCGGGCGATGATTCCGTGTTGAAGCTTGACCAAGCAGGAGGGATTCCAGCCGTGATGAACGAACTTGCAAAAGCCAAACTAATCGATACAAATGCAATTACTGTGACAGGAAAAACGGTTGGTGAGAATCTGGAATCATTCCACTATCCAAAAGCCGGTGATGAAATTATCCGGTCGTTTGAGAACCCGGTCCGTAAGGAAGGCAGCATAGCTGTATTGTTTGGCAGTCTTGCTCCCAATGGAGCTGTGATAAAACAGGCCGCTTTGCCCAAGGACATGATGGAATACGAAGGACCTGCTCAGGTCTTCGGCTGTCTGGAAGATGCACTGAATTCCCTCTGGGATGGTGAAGTCGAATCAGGTACTGTCATGGTGGTGCGATATGAGGGGCCCAAAGGAGGACCCGGCATGAGAGAACAGCACTCGATAGCTTCTTTGATTTCAGGTCTTGAGAAGGAAATTGTTCTCGTTACGGATGGTCGCTTCTCCGGGAGCTCTCGCGGTGCAGCAATTGGACACGTTGCACCAGAGGCAGCTGATGGAGGCCCAATTGGAATTGTGGAAGACGGAGATATGATTTCCTATTCTGTTCCTGAGAGACGGCTGACCCTAGAACTCGATGATGACGAGATTGAAGAACGGCTTGAGGAGTTTTCACCGCAACCACAAGAGATTAGGTCAAGAAGGAGCGTGCTTAACAGGTACCGTGAACTAGTATCATCTGCAGATAGAGGAGCTATCTACGGAGGCGAGAGGTGAAGCCAATGGCAAAAGAACGACTAACAGGCGGAGAAATGATCGCTAAGTACATGAAATCACAGGGTACCCCCTTTGCAGTGGGAATCCCTGGACACGGCTGTCTTGGACTCGTAGATGCGTTCTACGAGCATGGAATTGATGTTGTGCAGGTTCGACATGAGCAGAGTGCAGCACATTTGGCCGATGCTTATTTTCGTGTAACAGGGAAGCCAGTGGTTGCATTTACGAGCATTGGTCCTGGAGGCTGCAACACAACCATTGGAGTGGCAACAGCCTATGTTGATTCAAGCGCATTGATTGTGATTACAGGCTCAACACATGTCCGCTGGAGAGGCCATGGAGTTCTGCAGGAAATCGAGCGTTCACACTGGAACGACTTCGCGTCCATTCTCGAGCCCGTGGTGAAGCAAAGTTACGAGATTTCAAGTCTGGAGCAGCTTCCTTGGGTTCTGCATAACGCTTGGAAAGCAGCTACAACTGGAAGGCCTGGACCGGTTCACATCGACTTGCCCATGGACATGCAATCGGAGAGCATGGAAGTTGAGCTATTTGACGACCCTGTCGCGAAGCGTGGTGATTATCGTCCCTATGCGAATCCTGAGAAAATAGATGAGGCAGTCGATATGCTGTTGGCAGCCGAGAATCCTGTAATCCTAGCAGGTGGTGGGGTCCTTCACTCTGGTGCGATGAAGGAGCTCCAGTCTCTTGCTGAGGGAATGGCGATTCCTGTTGTGGCTACCATGGCTGGTAAAGGAGCATTCCCTGAGGATCACGATCTATTTGGATACTATCCTGGTACAAAAGGCTCTCCAGTAGGTAACGAGCTGACAAGCAATGCAGATGTTCTCCTAGCACTGGGGTGCAGGTTTGCCGATGAAACGACAAGCAGCTACAAGCCTGGTGTGAGCTTCGAGGGTTCGAAAACAAAATTCATCCAAGTTGATATCGATGCTTATGAAGTCGGAAAAAACTACGAAGTTGCTATCCCCTTGGTCGCAGATGTGAAAGCCGCTCTTTCTCAGATGTTGAACAAATTAGATGAGAAAGGCGCTAGGCATCCTGATTTCAAGACTTCGGATACTGTCCAGGAATTGCGAAAGAAGAAACAGGAATGGTTTAGCCAACTGAAGAAACAGCGAGAATACGAGCCAATGACTATTTCTCGATTGTTGGCAGAAATCCGAGCTGTTCTTCCACGGGATGCGTATGTTGTCACAAGTGCTGGACATACCCAGGCTGCACTATTCCAGGAATTCCCGATTTATGAACCTGGGACTCATATCACATCAGGAGGATTCTCCACGATGGGATTCGGACTTCCAGCGGCGATGGGTGTAAAATTGGCTGAACCTGAAAGAACCGTTATGGCTGTCGAAGGTGACGGCTCTTTTCTCATGACCTCTCAAGAACTCGCAACAGCAGTTCAGTACAATATCCCGATTCGAGTTGTCTTGGCAGATAATCAGGGTTGGATCAGCATCAGAGATCTACAGAAGAATGCTTACGGCAAGGAAAGAGGCTACGCAACTGAATTCTTGTCTAAGAATGATGGAAAGCCCACTTCGCCGAATTGGGTGAAAATGGCGGAAGCATATGGATGTTGGGCCAAATATGCTGATTCTCCGGATGTGGTTGGGAAAGTCCTCAAGGAGGCTTTGTCCATCGATGGACCTGCACTTGTCGTTACGGAGGTCAATCGCGAACACCCAACATCGGAGTCGCCCGTCTATGGCTGGTGGGATGTGCCCAAGCCCACGTATTTGGAGTAACCAATGGCATCAGGTTACGTCCAAGTCATACTCGGACGTGTGTTCCTATCTATTCATCTTCTCTTCCACGCGATATACCGCTTATAGAAAAGGACGAGAAAGCTAACTGCCAACATTGCTGTGAATAGCGCAGCAACGAACGGATTGGCAAGGTCGGTGCCTATCCAGATACCGTGAATATATGCAAGAACCAAGGCCATATACACGAGCCCGTGTACGATTCGCCAGTAGCTAACAATACTCCTTCTTAAGAAAACAGCAATGACAGCGACATAAACCAAGAGAAGGGCGGGACGACCTCCGAGTGCTAGAAAGCTCTCCAGCGAAGAGAAATCGGGCAAGAATATACTCAGATCCATGCTTACGATTGCCAATACGGCTGGATGGATCGTAATCAGGATTAGACCTAGTGCTGCGAATACATGATGGATTTTCATAAACGGCCGCGAAAAAATCTG is drawn from Candidatus Thorarchaeota archaeon and contains these coding sequences:
- the ilvD gene encoding dihydroxy-acid dehydratase, translating into MRSDEMKLGMQRAAARSLLKSTGLSQSDIERPWIGVVNFFTEVVPGHVHLQSIARAAKEGVFLGGGQPFEFNTIAVCDGIAQGTDGMKYSLPSRDLAVETIEIMVQAHKFDGMVLIPACDKTVPAALMACARLDIPSIIVTGGPMLPGIYGDRKLSLVEMREFIGKAHDGKISEEELHRIESIACPSAGSCSMMATANTMGAITEALGMSMPGCATTHAVVAEKRRIARRSGEVVMRLLEDEISPRDIMTAQSLRNAVRVDMALGGSLNSVLHSMAIAEELEIDDFDLRSLDEAAKETPQLCSLKPAGDDSVLKLDQAGGIPAVMNELAKAKLIDTNAITVTGKTVGENLESFHYPKAGDEIIRSFENPVRKEGSIAVLFGSLAPNGAVIKQAALPKDMMEYEGPAQVFGCLEDALNSLWDGEVESGTVMVVRYEGPKGGPGMREQHSIASLISGLEKEIVLVTDGRFSGSSRGAAIGHVAPEAADGGPIGIVEDGDMISYSVPERRLTLELDDDEIEERLEEFSPQPQEIRSRRSVLNRYRELVSSADRGAIYGGER
- a CDS encoding thiamine pyrophosphate-binding protein; protein product: MAKERLTGGEMIAKYMKSQGTPFAVGIPGHGCLGLVDAFYEHGIDVVQVRHEQSAAHLADAYFRVTGKPVVAFTSIGPGGCNTTIGVATAYVDSSALIVITGSTHVRWRGHGVLQEIERSHWNDFASILEPVVKQSYEISSLEQLPWVLHNAWKAATTGRPGPVHIDLPMDMQSESMEVELFDDPVAKRGDYRPYANPEKIDEAVDMLLAAENPVILAGGGVLHSGAMKELQSLAEGMAIPVVATMAGKGAFPEDHDLFGYYPGTKGSPVGNELTSNADVLLALGCRFADETTSSYKPGVSFEGSKTKFIQVDIDAYEVGKNYEVAIPLVADVKAALSQMLNKLDEKGARHPDFKTSDTVQELRKKKQEWFSQLKKQREYEPMTISRLLAEIRAVLPRDAYVVTSAGHTQAALFQEFPIYEPGTHITSGGFSTMGFGLPAAMGVKLAEPERTVMAVEGDGSFLMTSQELATAVQYNIPIRVVLADNQGWISIRDLQKNAYGKERGYATEFLSKNDGKPTSPNWVKMAEAYGCWAKYADSPDVVGKVLKEALSIDGPALVVTEVNREHPTSESPVYGWWDVPKPTYLE